In Stenotrophomonas sp. ASS1, the following proteins share a genomic window:
- a CDS encoding DUF2971 domain-containing protein, which translates to MNDYLEMHWGYRVWENAATQVHDTVGIDFLDRIDAVFSGSGAAALPLASCLSTDGDTLSQWRAYSQDGLGFCIGFDAKTLLRLPVTPLRVCYSEAEQVTEVADFVLALHKLMQADPGNDDLFFELTFKLAMDLSAYKNPAFDEEKEVRLLHLVRFQRSGQGNKLVDEPGIAFGSHQEALPVKFFMKEGAPVPHLDLTFIGPDGESPIREVIIGPKNQSLTSAISIMLETLGLTDVQVTRSRASYR; encoded by the coding sequence ATGAACGACTACCTCGAAATGCACTGGGGATATCGGGTTTGGGAGAATGCTGCCACTCAGGTCCACGATACTGTCGGCATCGATTTTTTGGACCGCATCGATGCGGTTTTCAGTGGTTCGGGAGCAGCTGCGCTTCCTCTCGCATCTTGTCTTTCGACAGATGGCGACACGTTGAGCCAGTGGCGAGCATACTCACAAGACGGGCTGGGATTCTGCATCGGCTTCGACGCCAAGACACTCCTACGCCTGCCAGTTACGCCCCTCCGAGTCTGCTACAGCGAAGCTGAGCAGGTAACAGAAGTCGCGGACTTTGTCCTAGCGCTGCATAAACTGATGCAAGCCGATCCGGGAAACGATGACTTGTTCTTCGAGTTGACGTTCAAACTCGCGATGGATCTAAGCGCCTACAAGAATCCAGCATTTGACGAAGAGAAAGAAGTGCGTCTACTTCACCTGGTGCGATTTCAGAGGAGTGGACAGGGCAACAAGCTTGTCGACGAGCCCGGCATAGCGTTCGGCTCTCACCAAGAGGCGCTTCCCGTGAAATTCTTTATGAAAGAAGGAGCGCCGGTCCCTCACCTAGATCTGACTTTCATTGGACCCGACGGTGAGAGCCCGATTCGAGAGGTCATCATCGGACCCAAGAACCAAAGTCTGACCTCTGCGATTTCGATCATGTTGGAGACGCTTGGACTGACAGACGTCCAGGTCACAAGATCACGGGCGTCCTACCGTTGA
- the trmB gene encoding tRNA (guanosine(46)-N7)-methyltransferase TrmB, with protein sequence MTNPFDSAGSKAPPKPFTVSEGRREVRSFVLRQGRFTPAQQRAFDERWPRFGIDYNGQPRDLDATFGRPAHKVLEIGFGNGAALRFAAQHDPSRDYIGIEVHAPGVGRLLNALADDNADHVRLYHHDAVEVLQNEIADGALDEVRIYFPDPWHKKRHNKRRLLQPAFAELLVRKLRPGGRLHCATDWEDYAEQMWDVLDATAGLVNRAGPRGSVPRPDWRPQTHFETRGQKLGHGVWDLLYDRT encoded by the coding sequence ATGACCAATCCCTTCGACAGCGCCGGTTCCAAGGCCCCGCCCAAGCCCTTCACCGTGAGCGAGGGCCGCCGCGAGGTGCGCAGCTTCGTGTTGCGCCAGGGCCGCTTCACGCCTGCCCAGCAGCGCGCGTTCGACGAACGCTGGCCGCGCTTCGGCATCGACTACAACGGCCAGCCGCGTGATCTGGACGCCACCTTCGGCCGCCCGGCGCACAAGGTGCTGGAAATCGGCTTCGGCAACGGTGCCGCGCTGCGCTTCGCTGCCCAGCACGACCCGTCGCGCGACTACATCGGCATCGAGGTGCACGCCCCCGGCGTGGGCCGTCTGCTGAACGCGCTGGCCGACGACAACGCCGACCACGTGCGCCTGTACCACCACGATGCGGTGGAAGTGCTGCAGAACGAGATCGCCGATGGCGCGCTGGATGAAGTGCGCATCTACTTCCCGGACCCGTGGCACAAGAAGCGCCACAACAAGCGCCGCCTGCTGCAGCCTGCATTTGCCGAGCTGCTGGTGCGCAAGCTGCGCCCGGGCGGCCGCCTGCACTGCGCCACCGACTGGGAAGACTACGCCGAGCAGATGTGGGACGTGCTCGACGCCACCGCTGGCCTGGTCAACCGCGCCGGCCCGCGTGGCAGCGTGCCGCGCCCGGACTGGCGGCCGCAGACGCACTTCGAGACCCGCGGCCAGAAGCTCGGCCACGGCGTCTGGGACCTGCTGTACGACCGCACCTGA
- a CDS encoding Rieske (2Fe-2S) protein, which yields MTAAAALIALDAIADGAFAEVEAVVDGDAESLVLYRDGAQVRAFLNICPHAGRRLDWAPGQFLKSREGHLVCAAHGASFALDSGDCIAGPCKGDRLRVVPVDVRDGQVYLA from the coding sequence ATGACTGCCGCCGCTGCCCTGATCGCCCTTGATGCCATTGCCGATGGCGCGTTTGCCGAGGTCGAAGCGGTGGTTGATGGCGATGCCGAATCGCTGGTGCTGTACCGCGATGGCGCGCAGGTGCGTGCGTTCCTGAACATCTGCCCGCACGCCGGCCGTCGCCTGGACTGGGCGCCGGGCCAGTTCCTGAAGAGCCGCGAGGGCCACCTGGTGTGCGCCGCCCACGGCGCCTCGTTCGCGCTGGACAGCGGCGACTGCATCGCCGGCCCCTGCAAGGGCGATCGCCTGCGCGTGGTGCCGGTGGACGTGCGCGACGGGCAGGTTTATCTGGCCTGA
- a CDS encoding PoNe immunity protein domain-containing protein → MQAGWRRLCTIQTFNAVPGNGVRTGNAARLSLMMESMTAVNRRNLLQDMLPRWRALAKAPGQPRRTLRLPDWQADWNAGMALLARHARNGGESVEEPLQGHAALEHAYGWETVAQTGSNLLLKGIDRGFAPAALQQMHADVADLWLEQAHLLALARDSLQQQGHDIALAASLQSRTTQHYEYALQLLSLGVLLDAQERLPALVEKVLCFDTDRVLDYLSAPALGLVEASDEVFHPRPFAELFAPLRDGEAFDPSLLAGYLQMQYRDFFLLPPKAQKRTRRLIGPNAWGYWALEVAALVVLYGGDDATLRTCPHYPSDLVDFARR, encoded by the coding sequence ATGCAGGCTGGGTGGCGGCGACTGTGCACCATTCAAACCTTCAACGCTGTGCCAGGCAATGGGGTTCGAACCGGCAATGCCGCTAGACTCTCGCTGATGATGGAATCGATGACTGCCGTGAATCGCCGGAATCTGCTGCAGGACATGCTGCCGCGATGGAGAGCACTGGCCAAGGCCCCGGGCCAGCCGCGCCGCACGCTTCGCCTGCCGGATTGGCAGGCGGACTGGAACGCAGGCATGGCCTTGCTTGCACGCCATGCGCGCAATGGCGGTGAATCTGTGGAGGAACCGCTGCAGGGACATGCGGCCCTGGAGCATGCCTACGGCTGGGAGACGGTTGCACAGACCGGCAGCAACCTGCTGCTGAAAGGCATCGACCGCGGCTTCGCCCCCGCGGCGTTGCAGCAGATGCATGCCGACGTAGCAGATCTCTGGCTCGAGCAAGCGCATTTGCTGGCCCTTGCCCGGGACAGCCTGCAACAGCAAGGCCACGACATCGCGCTGGCTGCGTCGTTGCAATCGCGTACAACGCAGCACTACGAGTACGCACTGCAGCTGTTGTCACTGGGCGTGCTGCTGGATGCGCAGGAACGCCTGCCGGCGCTGGTGGAGAAGGTGCTCTGTTTCGACACCGACCGCGTGCTGGACTACCTCAGCGCGCCGGCGCTGGGCCTGGTGGAAGCCAGTGATGAGGTCTTTCATCCGCGACCGTTCGCCGAGCTGTTCGCGCCGCTGCGCGACGGTGAAGCGTTCGACCCTTCACTTCTGGCCGGCTACCTGCAGATGCAGTACCGCGACTTCTTCCTGCTGCCGCCAAAGGCTCAAAAGCGGACCCGGCGCCTGATCGGGCCGAACGCGTGGGGCTACTGGGCACTTGAAGTGGCTGCGCTGGTGGTGCTGTATGGCGGTGACGACGCCACGCTACGCACCTGCCCCCACTACCCTTCCGACCTGGTGGACTTCGCCCGGCGTTGA
- a CDS encoding fumarylacetoacetate hydrolase family protein has product MSDVSDVIPAVALPRVPVAGGGSFPVHRIYCVGRNFADHAREMGAAVPAADDRGRPMFFSKPADAIVVGHDDAIPYPPATANLHHEVELVVAIGRDAPVGELAMADAEALVYGYAVGLDLTRRDLQAAAKDKGHPWDAAKGFDASAPISEIVHAEEVGDLAALNLSLEVNGEVRQQALLDQMIWNVPEILHELSKLWQLRAGDLVFMGTPSGVAALKPGDRFSARLENVAERHGVIAG; this is encoded by the coding sequence ATGTCCGATGTCTCCGATGTGATCCCTGCCGTAGCCCTGCCGCGTGTGCCGGTAGCCGGTGGCGGCAGTTTCCCCGTGCACCGTATCTACTGCGTCGGCCGCAACTTCGCCGACCATGCCCGCGAAATGGGCGCAGCAGTGCCGGCGGCCGACGATCGCGGCCGTCCGATGTTCTTCAGCAAGCCGGCCGATGCGATCGTGGTCGGCCACGACGATGCCATTCCCTATCCCCCGGCAACCGCCAACCTGCACCACGAAGTGGAGCTGGTGGTGGCGATCGGCCGTGACGCGCCCGTGGGCGAGCTGGCCATGGCCGACGCCGAGGCGCTGGTCTACGGCTATGCCGTGGGACTGGACCTGACCCGCCGCGACCTGCAGGCCGCCGCCAAGGACAAGGGCCACCCGTGGGATGCGGCCAAGGGCTTCGATGCTTCCGCGCCGATCAGTGAAATCGTCCACGCCGAGGAAGTCGGCGACCTGGCCGCGCTGAACCTGTCGCTGGAGGTCAACGGCGAAGTGCGCCAGCAGGCGCTGCTGGACCAGATGATCTGGAACGTGCCGGAGATTCTGCATGAGCTGTCCAAGCTGTGGCAGCTGCGTGCCGGCGACCTGGTGTTCATGGGTACCCCGTCCGGAGTGGCCGCGCTGAAGCCCGGCGACCGCTTCAGTGCCCGCCTGGAAAACGTGGCCGAGCGCCACGGCGTGATCGCCGGCTGA
- a CDS encoding tyrosine-type recombinase/integrase, translating into MSPCRLTLASGNGITDLPKPCEGIRRNKEAGRDVYVDDDALEAVYAHADAALRDAMDLAYLTGQRVGDVWAMDVRQVTSRGLIIQQSKTSNRVTMEITGELATLLERIAKRKGKKCPNGRDKVYSMRLIVDDDGLALGRAALRYRFDRARETAGIAKGEFQFRDLRAKAGTDKTDSAKDIREAQHQLGHSSVTTTEIYVRKKRGSKATPTR; encoded by the coding sequence ATGAGCCCGTGTAGGCTGACACTCGCCAGCGGCAATGGCATCACCGATCTACCCAAACCGTGCGAAGGCATCCGGCGGAACAAGGAAGCCGGTCGCGACGTCTACGTGGATGACGATGCGTTGGAGGCGGTCTATGCCCACGCCGATGCCGCCCTGCGCGACGCCATGGACCTAGCCTATCTGACCGGTCAGCGCGTCGGTGATGTGTGGGCCATGGACGTCCGCCAAGTCACATCGCGCGGCCTCATCATCCAGCAGTCGAAGACCAGCAACCGGGTCACCATGGAGATCACTGGCGAGCTGGCTACGCTGCTTGAGCGCATTGCAAAACGTAAGGGGAAGAAGTGCCCGAACGGGCGAGATAAGGTCTACAGCATGCGGCTGATCGTAGACGACGACGGCCTAGCCTTGGGGCGCGCGGCCCTGCGCTACCGGTTCGACAGGGCCCGGGAGACAGCGGGCATTGCAAAGGGGGAGTTCCAGTTCCGAGATCTCCGCGCCAAGGCGGGTACAGACAAGACCGATTCGGCAAAGGACATTCGCGAGGCGCAGCACCAGCTGGGGCATTCATCGGTCACCACGACCGAAATCTACGTGCGAAAGAAGAGGGGGTCCAAGGCCACGCCAACCCGCTAG
- the mscL gene encoding large-conductance mechanosensitive channel protein MscL, translated as MGMLTEFKEFAMRGNVIDLAVGVVIGAAFGKIVTALVEKIIMPPLGMLIGKVDFSQLAWTLSPASIGADGKEIPAVVIGYGDFINTLIQFVIVAFAIFIVVKAINRLSRKQEAAPAAPAEEVVLLREIRDSLKK; from the coding sequence ATGGGAATGCTCACCGAGTTCAAGGAATTCGCGATGCGCGGCAACGTCATCGACCTCGCCGTCGGCGTGGTGATCGGCGCGGCCTTCGGTAAGATCGTGACCGCACTGGTCGAGAAGATCATCATGCCGCCGCTGGGCATGCTGATCGGCAAGGTGGATTTCTCGCAGTTGGCGTGGACGTTGTCACCGGCCAGCATCGGTGCCGACGGCAAGGAAATCCCGGCCGTGGTGATCGGCTATGGTGACTTCATCAATACGCTGATCCAGTTCGTGATCGTGGCCTTCGCCATCTTCATCGTGGTCAAGGCGATCAACCGCCTCTCGCGCAAGCAGGAAGCTGCGCCGGCCGCACCGGCCGAGGAAGTGGTGCTGCTGCGCGAGATCCGCGACAGCCTGAAGAAATAA
- a CDS encoding thiazole synthase: MNVHVSPDSLVIAGKTYGSRLLTGTGKFKDLEETRLATEAAGAQIVTVAIRRTNIGQNPGEPNLLDVLPPERYTILPNTAGCYTAEDAVRTCRLARELLDGHNLTKLEVLGDQKSLYPDVVQTLKAAEQLVKDGFEVMVYTSDDPILAKRLEEIGCAAVMPLAAPIGSGLGIQNKYNLLQIIEDAKVPIIVDAGVGTASDAAIAMELGCDGVLMNTAIAGARSPVLMASAMRKAVEAGREAFLAGRIPRKRYASASSPVDGLIG; the protein is encoded by the coding sequence ATGAACGTTCATGTCTCCCCCGATTCGCTGGTGATCGCCGGCAAGACCTATGGCTCGCGGCTGCTCACCGGCACCGGCAAGTTCAAGGATCTGGAAGAAACCCGCCTGGCCACCGAGGCTGCAGGCGCCCAGATCGTCACCGTGGCCATCCGCCGCACCAACATCGGGCAGAACCCGGGCGAGCCGAACCTGCTCGACGTGCTGCCGCCGGAGCGCTACACCATCCTGCCCAACACCGCCGGCTGCTACACCGCCGAAGACGCGGTGCGCACCTGCCGGCTGGCGCGCGAACTGCTGGACGGCCACAACCTGACCAAGCTGGAAGTGCTGGGCGACCAGAAGTCGCTGTACCCGGACGTGGTGCAGACCCTCAAGGCCGCCGAACAGCTGGTCAAGGACGGCTTCGAGGTGATGGTCTACACCTCCGACGACCCGATCCTGGCCAAGCGCCTGGAAGAGATCGGCTGCGCTGCGGTGATGCCGCTGGCTGCGCCGATCGGTTCGGGCCTGGGCATCCAGAACAAGTACAACCTGCTGCAGATCATCGAAGACGCCAAGGTGCCGATCATCGTCGACGCCGGCGTGGGCACCGCGTCGGATGCGGCGATCGCGATGGAGCTGGGCTGCGACGGCGTGCTGATGAACACCGCCATTGCCGGTGCGCGCAGCCCGGTGCTGATGGCCAGTGCGATGCGCAAGGCGGTCGAGGCCGGCCGCGAGGCCTTCCTGGCCGGGCGCATCCCGCGCAAGCGCTACGCCAGCGCCTCCTCTCCGGTGGATGGGTTGATCGGCTGA
- a CDS encoding SLC13 family permease encodes MDTALTLTNDMKLVLGLVGFTMAMFLFERIRADVVALVVLVVLGVTGLIAPEEIFGGFSGNAVMSIIATTILGAGLDRTGALNRLAAWLLRRGHGVEQRLLMMTTAIAGLNSSFMQNPSVMALYLPVASRLAARTGLTLQRLLLPISAAIVMGGALTMVGNSPLILLNDLLASANNNLPSGLATIEPLRMFAPLPIGVALLIASLLYFRYYGDRKLIEEENLVNDGVTPARTESYFAKTYGIEGDVFELVVSAESPLVGMTLGEAENLHDAPLLLALKTGNDTRLAPPAEMRIWVGSVLGAMGPREQINDFAQNQFLRMSSRLKHLGDLFNPSRAGISEAVVPPTSNVIGKSAADLRLRKERGISLLAINRDKQVIREDVRDVQLRAGDMLVFHSIWTDLAQAARSRDFVVVTDYPTGEQRPHKFKIAMAIFALTILIALTSKLPVALTLMTGVAGMLLTGVLRMDEAYASINWKTVFMMAGLIPLGWAMDSSGAAAWVAGHTIDKLPTGIPVWVLEVALALLTTAFSLVISHVGATIVMVPIAVNLALAAGGNPTAFALIVALSASNNLMTASNPVISMITGPANYTPREMWRVGGPLSLIYTCVVVLMINLMF; translated from the coding sequence ATGGATACCGCGCTGACGCTGACCAACGACATGAAGCTCGTGCTCGGGCTGGTCGGCTTCACGATGGCGATGTTCCTGTTCGAGCGCATCCGCGCCGACGTGGTCGCGCTGGTGGTCCTGGTGGTGCTCGGTGTCACCGGGCTGATCGCGCCGGAGGAAATCTTCGGCGGCTTCTCCGGTAACGCGGTGATGAGCATCATCGCCACCACCATCCTCGGTGCGGGCCTGGACCGCACCGGGGCGCTGAACCGGCTGGCCGCCTGGCTGTTGCGGCGCGGCCATGGTGTCGAGCAGCGGCTGCTGATGATGACCACGGCCATTGCCGGCCTGAATTCCTCTTTCATGCAGAACCCGTCGGTGATGGCGCTGTACCTGCCGGTCGCCTCGCGACTGGCCGCGCGCACCGGGTTGACCCTGCAGCGCCTGCTGCTGCCCATTTCGGCGGCAATCGTGATGGGTGGTGCGCTGACCATGGTCGGCAATTCACCGCTGATCCTGCTGAACGATCTGCTGGCCTCGGCCAACAACAACCTGCCTTCCGGCCTGGCCACCATCGAGCCGCTGCGCATGTTCGCACCGCTGCCGATCGGCGTGGCGCTGCTGATCGCTTCGCTGCTGTATTTCCGCTACTACGGCGACCGCAAGCTGATCGAGGAAGAGAACCTGGTCAACGACGGGGTTACGCCCGCGCGCACCGAGAGCTACTTCGCCAAGACCTATGGCATCGAAGGCGATGTGTTCGAGCTGGTGGTCAGTGCCGAAAGCCCGCTGGTGGGCATGACCCTGGGCGAGGCCGAGAACCTGCACGATGCCCCGCTGCTGCTGGCCCTGAAAACCGGCAATGACACCCGTCTGGCGCCACCGGCGGAGATGCGCATCTGGGTTGGCAGCGTGCTCGGCGCGATGGGCCCGCGTGAGCAGATCAACGATTTCGCGCAGAACCAGTTCCTGCGCATGTCTTCGCGGCTGAAGCACCTGGGCGACCTGTTCAACCCCAGCCGCGCCGGCATTTCCGAAGCGGTGGTGCCGCCTACCTCGAACGTGATCGGCAAGAGCGCGGCCGATCTGCGCCTGCGCAAGGAGCGCGGCATCAGCCTGCTGGCGATCAACCGCGACAAGCAGGTGATCCGCGAGGACGTGCGCGACGTGCAGCTGCGTGCCGGCGACATGCTGGTCTTCCACAGCATCTGGACCGACCTGGCGCAGGCCGCCCGCAGCCGTGACTTCGTGGTGGTGACCGACTACCCGACCGGCGAGCAGCGTCCGCACAAGTTCAAGATCGCGATGGCGATCTTCGCACTGACCATCCTGATCGCGCTGACCAGCAAGCTGCCCGTGGCGCTGACCCTGATGACCGGCGTGGCCGGCATGCTGCTGACCGGCGTGCTGCGCATGGACGAGGCGTATGCCTCGATCAACTGGAAGACGGTGTTCATGATGGCCGGGCTGATCCCGCTCGGCTGGGCGATGGATTCCAGTGGCGCGGCGGCATGGGTGGCCGGCCATACCATCGACAAGCTGCCCACCGGCATCCCGGTGTGGGTGCTGGAGGTGGCGCTGGCGCTGCTGACCACGGCGTTCTCGCTGGTGATCAGCCATGTGGGCGCCACCATCGTGATGGTGCCCATTGCGGTGAACCTTGCGCTGGCGGCGGGCGGCAACCCGACGGCGTTCGCGCTGATCGTGGCGCTGTCGGCGTCCAACAACCTGATGACGGCCTCCAACCCGGTGATTTCGATGATCACCGGCCCGGCCAACTACACCCCGCGCGAGATGTGGCGGGTCGGCGGCCCGCTGTCGTTGATCTACACCTGCGTGGTGGTGCTGATGATCAACCTGATGTTCTGA
- a CDS encoding autotransporter domain-containing protein, with protein MQLSKHPIRSLMAAAIALAALPAMAGENPYSKAVFFGDSLTDAGYFRPLLPEATQGLSGQFTTNPGWVWSQQVANYYGLNKDPNGNGQNGDNYAVGGARVSVEGSGALGAIPSLKSQAARYLAANGGKADRNALYTVWGGANDLFAAAGAAGAGAPPAQVQGIIGAAVTDQIALVGALKQAGAQYVLVPNLPDVGITPQFRGPNAAAATAMSVGYNKALYGGLKQAGIEFIPLDTFSILREVTANPGMYGFTNVTGTACKINPANTTGSIIGCNPTTYVSPDAYQTYLFADGVHPTVTGHQLLGQYAVSVLEAPRLQQVLSHSAQTVGRSRADQVSNHLGARPADGLSWWGGVRGDLQRYDHADLYDGVAPAGLFGVDWARNGVVVGGFAGFGRMSADFGNSRGDFTQKDTTAGLFAAWYGDRVWVNGQVSYTWLSYDVNRKVQLGPATREHGGSPDGSNLTAALNAGYEFGTEGGFRHGPVAAVIWQKVKIDGYSESAAAGTLATALGYDRQNVDSTVGRIGWQARFDGGTVKPYVQVTYDHEFEDTKQASAWLQTLPELGSYRVPGLDFDKNYATAVLGARMDLFGLQGNVGLSTTAAQKRARDATIFATVGGSF; from the coding sequence ATGCAGCTCAGCAAACACCCGATCCGCTCCCTCATGGCGGCTGCGATCGCACTGGCCGCGCTGCCGGCCATGGCAGGCGAAAATCCGTACTCCAAGGCGGTGTTCTTCGGTGACAGCCTCACCGACGCCGGCTACTTCCGCCCGCTGCTGCCCGAGGCCACGCAGGGGCTCTCCGGCCAGTTCACCACCAACCCGGGCTGGGTGTGGTCGCAGCAGGTCGCCAATTACTACGGCCTCAACAAGGACCCCAACGGCAACGGCCAGAACGGCGACAACTACGCTGTCGGCGGCGCCCGCGTGTCGGTCGAAGGCAGCGGTGCCCTCGGCGCGATCCCGTCTCTGAAGTCGCAGGCGGCCCGCTACCTGGCGGCAAACGGTGGCAAGGCTGACCGTAACGCCCTGTATACCGTCTGGGGTGGCGCAAACGACCTGTTTGCCGCCGCCGGCGCTGCCGGTGCGGGTGCACCGCCGGCCCAGGTGCAGGGCATCATCGGCGCGGCGGTCACCGACCAGATCGCGCTGGTCGGTGCCCTGAAGCAGGCCGGTGCCCAGTACGTGCTGGTGCCGAACCTGCCGGACGTGGGCATCACCCCGCAGTTCCGCGGCCCGAACGCAGCAGCTGCCACCGCCATGTCGGTCGGCTACAACAAGGCGCTGTATGGCGGACTGAAGCAGGCGGGCATCGAGTTCATTCCGCTCGATACCTTCAGCATCCTGCGTGAAGTGACCGCCAACCCGGGCATGTACGGCTTCACCAACGTCACCGGCACCGCCTGCAAGATCAACCCGGCCAACACCACGGGCAGCATCATCGGCTGCAACCCGACCACCTACGTCAGCCCCGATGCGTACCAGACCTATCTGTTCGCCGATGGCGTGCATCCCACCGTTACCGGTCACCAGCTGCTGGGCCAGTACGCCGTCTCGGTGCTGGAGGCTCCGCGCCTGCAGCAGGTGCTGAGCCACTCGGCACAGACCGTCGGCCGTTCGCGTGCCGACCAGGTCAGCAACCACCTGGGCGCCCGTCCGGCCGATGGCCTGTCGTGGTGGGGTGGCGTGCGCGGTGACCTGCAGCGCTATGACCACGCCGACCTGTACGACGGCGTGGCGCCGGCCGGCCTGTTCGGTGTCGACTGGGCACGCAACGGCGTGGTGGTCGGCGGCTTCGCCGGCTTCGGTCGCATGAGTGCCGACTTCGGCAACAGCCGTGGCGACTTCACCCAGAAGGACACCACCGCCGGCCTGTTCGCGGCATGGTACGGCGACCGCGTCTGGGTCAACGGCCAGGTCAGCTACACCTGGTTGTCGTATGACGTGAACCGCAAGGTCCAGCTGGGCCCGGCCACCCGCGAACACGGTGGTTCCCCGGATGGCAGCAACCTGACCGCCGCACTGAACGCCGGTTACGAGTTCGGCACCGAAGGTGGCTTCCGTCATGGCCCGGTCGCTGCGGTGATCTGGCAGAAGGTCAAGATCGACGGTTACAGCGAAAGCGCCGCTGCGGGCACGCTGGCCACCGCCCTGGGCTACGACCGCCAGAACGTCGACTCGACCGTCGGCCGCATCGGCTGGCAGGCCCGCTTCGATGGCGGCACCGTCAAGCCGTACGTGCAGGTGACCTACGACCACGAGTTCGAGGACACCAAGCAGGCCAGCGCGTGGCTGCAGACCCTGCCGGAACTGGGCAGCTACCGCGTGCCGGGCCTGGACTTCGACAAGAACTACGCCACCGCTGTTCTGGGTGCGCGCATGGACCTGTTCGGCCTGCAGGGCAACGTTGGCCTGAGCACCACGGCCGCGCAGAAGCGCGCCCGTGACGCGACGATCTTCGCCACCGTGGGTGGCAGCTTCTGA
- the thiS gene encoding sulfur carrier protein ThiS encodes MNIQLNGEPRTLPASATLHDLLEAEQLLQRRVAVEVNGEIVSRSRHGEHVLAEGDVVEIVHALGGG; translated from the coding sequence ATGAACATCCAGCTCAACGGCGAACCCCGCACCCTGCCCGCCTCGGCGACCCTCCACGACCTGCTTGAGGCCGAGCAGCTGCTGCAGCGCCGGGTGGCGGTGGAGGTCAACGGCGAGATCGTCAGCCGCAGCCGCCATGGCGAGCATGTCCTGGCCGAAGGCGACGTGGTGGAGATCGTGCACGCGCTGGGCGGGGGCTGA
- a CDS encoding DUF805 domain-containing protein, producing the protein MIPALLPLRRCFDFSGRSNRKEFWSYSLSAALVVAVGYTLMDGGYWLTGTVLLDGEAFEPFRTLGWVMTVCAVIVLLPPMLALAVRRLHDIDESGWYVVIAFIPLGVFVLFPVMLLPGNEEENRFGGVSGLPGA; encoded by the coding sequence ATGATCCCCGCACTTTTGCCCCTCAGGCGTTGCTTTGATTTTTCAGGGCGATCCAACCGGAAGGAGTTCTGGTCATACTCCCTGTCTGCTGCCCTTGTGGTGGCAGTGGGCTACACCTTGATGGACGGCGGATACTGGCTGACGGGCACCGTGCTGCTCGACGGGGAGGCCTTCGAGCCATTCCGGACGCTGGGGTGGGTCATGACGGTCTGCGCGGTCATCGTCCTCCTTCCGCCCATGCTGGCCCTGGCCGTTCGACGACTGCACGACATCGACGAGTCCGGCTGGTACGTCGTGATCGCCTTCATCCCGTTGGGTGTGTTCGTCCTCTTCCCGGTCATGCTTCTGCCGGGCAACGAGGAAGAGAATCGATTCGGCGGTGTTTCCGGCCTGCCGGGTGCCTGA